CGCCGAGCTTCACGTCGGACGCACCCACCATGAATTCACCGGTCGGAAAACACATCGGCGCACTGCCGTCGCAGCATCCGCCCGATTGATGAAACAGGATCGAGCCGTGTTCGGTGGCCAGTTTTTGAATCAGCGAAACGGCGGCATCCGTCGCGACTACACGTTCAACAGACATTCGGTTCCCCGGCAAAAAGAAGCAGACCGCGACCGAGGCGACCTGCCTATGGACAAGCAAGCAGACGGACAAACACGAACCCATCAAGCGGAATAACAAACGTCTCGACGAGCGAGCCGATTGGCGCTTAGAAGAAGCCGAGCGGCTTGTCGCTATAGCTGACGAGCAGGTTCTTCGTCTGCTGATAGTGGTCGAGCATCATCTTGTGCGTTTCGCGGCCGATACCCGATTGCTTGTAGCCGCCGAACGCGGCATGCGCCGGATACGCGTGATAGCAGTTCGTCCAGACGCGCCCGGCCTGAATCTGCCGGCCGAAGCGATATGCACGCGTGCCGTCGCGCGTCCATACGCCGGCGCCAAGTCCATACAGCGTGTCGTTTGCGATATCGAGCGCTTCGTCTTCGTTCCTGAACGTCGTCACGGCAACGACCGGCCCGAAGATCTCTTCCTGGAAAATGCGCATTTTATTGTTGCCGCGAAACACGGTCGGTTTCACGTAGTAGCCCTTGCCGAGTTCGCCGTCAAGCGTATTGCGCTCGCCGCCGATCAGGCATTGCGCACCCTCCTGCTTGCCGAGATCGATGTACGAGAGGATCTTTTCGAGCTGTTCCTGCGAGGCCTGCGCACCGATCATCGTCTGCATATCGAGCGGGTGCCCTTGCGCAATGGCTGCGACGCGCTTGACCGCGCGCTCGATGAACCGGTCGTAGATCTTCTCTTCGATCAGCACGCGCGACGGACACGTGCACACCTCGCCCTGATTCAGCGCAAACATCGCAAACCCCTCGAGCGCTTTATCGAAGAAGCTGTCGTCATGGTCCATTACGTCGGCAAAGAAGATGTTCGGGCTCTTGCCGCCCAGCTCGAGCGTGACGGGAATGAGGTTCTGGCTCGCGTACTGCATGATGAGGCGGCCCGTGGTCGTCTCGCCGGTGAACGCGATCTTCGCGATGCGCTTATTCGAAGCGAGCGGCTTGCCCGCTTCGAGGCCGAAGCCGTTCACGACGTTCACCACGCCAGGCGGCAGGAGATCCTGAATCAGTTCCATCAGCACGAGGATGGAAGCGGGCGTTTGCTCCGCGGGCTTCAGTACGACGCAATTGCCGGCGGCGAGCGCGGGTGCGAGCTTCCACACGGCCATCAGGATCGGGAAATTCCACGGGATGATCTGACCGACCACGCCCAGCGGCTCATGAAAGTGATACGCGACGGTGTCTTCATCGATCTGCGAGATCGAGCCTTCCTGCGCGCGAATGCAGCTTGCAAAATAGCGGAAGTGGTCGATTGCAAGCGGGATATCGGCGGCCGTCGACTCGCGCAGCGGCTTGCCGTTGTCGATCGTCTCCGCGACCGCGAGACGCGCGAGATTCGCTTCCATACGGTCCGCGATCTTGCTGAGGATGTTCGCGCGCCCGGCGGCCGAGGTCTTGCCCCAGCTCGCTTTCGCGCGATGCGCGGCGTCGAGCGCGAGTTCGACGTCCGCTTCCCGCGAGCGCGGAATCGACGTGAATGCTTCGCCCGTGATCGGCGAGATATTGTCGAAATACTCGCCGCCGGCCGGCTTCACCCATTCTCCGCCGATAAAATTCGCGTACTGCTTTTTGTACGGGTAATCGGTGCTTAGAAACTGCATCTCCGCGTGATTCATCTGAATGCTCCTCACATGTGTCGGGTCGTTCGAGTCGGCAGCCTTATCGCATCAGCCGCGCGCTCGTTACGCCAGATCCATGCCAGTCGCCGCAAACCGCGTTTGATCGCGGTGCATCGGGCACCGTCGCAATGCATAGTCGTTTCGCATACCTAGATGTGTGCTTTCGAGGCGCATCGATACTGAACAGGTGTCTCAGCCGCTGTTCATGAACTGAACAACGGGTGCGCGCGAGTCGGCTGCAACGGCTTGCGCACAGCGCTTTTTTGAGCAGCTAGAGTGTCGAGGGCATCCATTGCACGACATTTGCTCCCCGGTGATCTCCATGACGACCGACACCGACCTTCCCGATGCCGCTGAGTCCGAGGCAGCGGCACATGCGCAGCGGCACGCGTTGTATCGCGTGCAGACGCGCATCGCTCACGACGCCGACGAACAGGCGCGCAATCTTCACGGCTGGCGGCAGACCTACGATCAACTGACGTCGGGCCGCTTTATCGGCCAACTCACGGGCTTGCATGTCGACGACATGCACGTGTTCCGCGAAACGACGAGCGAGACGCTGCGCCAGACATGCGAGGTCCAGTCGGACGCATACTGGCTCGGCATTCCCGTGAATCGCGGCGCGACGGGGCGCATCGACGGTGGTCTTATCGATGGCGAGACTGTTGCGTTGAGAGCGGGCGGCATCGAGTTCGAACTGGTGACGCCGGCCGGCTATGAAATCTTCGGTGTGGTCGTGCAGGGCGGCATCTTGCGTCGACATGCAGCGTTGGCGGGGCACGGTGATGCGCTGATCGATCGCGCGTCGCTTTCGCGCGTGCTGCGGATCGATCCTGCGCGCAAGACGCAGCTCTGCGCACGCCTCGCGCACATTCTGGCCGAAGGTGACGCCGCGCTCGCGACGTGCGCGCGGCCCCAGCTGCATGCATCGGTGCTCGACGCGCTGCTCGACGCATGCGCCACGACGACGGATGGCGAGCCGATAGAGGCGCCGTCGTCGCGGTCGCGCCGGCGCCGCATCGTCGGCGAATCGCGCGATTATGTGCTGGCGAACCGCGATCGTCCGGTGAGTGTGCCCGAACTCTGCGAGCACCTGCACGTGAGCCGGCGCACGCTGCAGTACTGCTTCGAGGACGTGCTCGGCATGGCGCCTGCGAGCTATCTGCGCGTGATCCGGCTGAACGGCGCGCGCCGCGAGCTCTGCGATGCCTCGCGCGGCGGCGCGCTCTCCGTGCAGAATGTGGCGGCCGCGTGGGGCTTCTGGCATCTGAGCCAGTTTGCGACCGACTACCGGAAGCTGTTCGGCATGCGGCCTTCGGATACGCTCAAAGCCGCGCAGATGCTGCACAGCGAACTCCGCTTTGCCCACTGACGCCGCGCCGGCCTGCCCTTTGCTGCGGCTTGCTACCGGGTGCCGACCCGGGTGCCGACCCGGGTGGTTGCGCAAGCTTTTCCTCCCGGTACGTGCGGTCCGCGATCGCCCATCCGCTAAAATCGCCCGATATCGAACGCATCTACCTGAGGAATCACCGTGTTTATCTGCAGAAACCAGTCCTGCGGCGCCGAGTGGGAGCTGTCGGACGTCGTCATCAAGAACGAGGGTCAGGGGCTGCTGTTCCGCTGTCCGATGTGCGGCGCGCGCAATTACGTCGAACGCTTCGAGTCGGACGACGGCGCCGTGCTCTACGAGCAGCTCGATGGCCGTCCTTATCAGGATTGAACATGAATAGCCCGACGTCTTCCACCGCCTTCGGCACGCTGCCGCTGTCGCCCGCCGCGCTCGCGAATCTCGCGCAATTGGGCTATGTCGACATGACGCCGATCCAGGCGGCCAGCTTGCCGCTCGCGCTGGCCGGCCACGATCTGATCGCGCAGGCGAAAACAGGCAGCGGCAAGACCGCGGCCTTCGCGCTGGCGCTGCTCGCGCGGCTCGACGCGCGCAAGTTCGACGTGCAGGCGATGGTGCTGTGCCCGACACGCGAGCTCGCCGACCAGGTCGCGCAGGAAATCCGGCGCCTTGCGCGCGCCGAGGAAAACATCAAGGTGCTGACCTTGTGCGGCGGCACGCCGATGCGCCCGCAGACCGCGAGCCTCGAACATGGCGCGCATATCGTCGTCGGCACGCCGGGACGCATCATCGATCATCTCGAGCGCGGCAGCCTGCCTTTGCAGGCGCTCAACACGCTCGTGCTCGACGAAGCCGATCGCATGCTCGACATGGGCTTCTTCGACGATATTGCGACCGTCGCGCGTCAATGTCCGAAGGAACGGCAGACGCTGCTTTTTTCGGCGACTTACCCTGACGGTATTGCGAAGCTGAGCCAGCAGTTCCTGCGCAACCCGAAGCAGATCACGCTCGAGGAGCGCCACGACGACAGCAAGATCCGTCAGCGTTTTTATGAAGTGACCGACGACGAGCGGCTGCACGCGGTCGGCCTGCTGCTCGATCACTATCGGCCTGTCAGCACGCTCGCGTTCTGCAATACGAAACAGCAGTGCCGCGATCTGCTCGACGTGCTACGTGCGCAGGGTTTTCACGCGCTTGCGCTGCATGGCGAACTCGATCAGCGTGAGCGCGATCAGGTGCTGATCCAGTTCGCGAACCGCAGCTGCTCGGTGCTCGTCGCAACCGATGTCGCCGCACGCGGACTCGATATCGCGCAGCTCGAAGCAGTCATCAACGTCGACGTGACGCCGGATCCCGAAGTGCACGTGCATCGGATCGGCCGCACGGGCCGCGCCGATCAGGATGGCTGGGCGCTGAGCCTCGCGAGCATGGACGAAATGGGCCGCGTCGGCAGCATCGAGAAAGCGCAGGGGCGCGAAGTGGAGTGGCATCCGCTCGCGGAGCTCGAGCCGAGCGGCACGAACGGCAGCACGCCGCACTTGCTGCCGCCGATGGAAACGCTGCAGATTCTCGGCGGCCGCAAGGAAAAGATTCGTCCCGGCGATGTGCTCGGCGCCCTGACTGGCGATGCGGGCTTCGACGGCGCGCAGATCGGCAAGATCAACGTGACCGAGTTCTCGACCTATGTGGCGGTGGAGCGCGGGATTGCGCGCGAGGCGCTGCGCAAGCTCAACGCCGGTAAGCTGAAGGGGAAGAGGGTCAAGGTGCGGCTGATGGACGAATAGATCCGAGCGAATAAACCCGGACGAATGAGGGCGGACGAATAAGGGCGAACCAATAAACCCGACCGAATAAAAGCGAACGCATCAAAGCAGACGAACAAAGCAGACGAGTACAAGCGGAGACACCCCATGCAAAGCGCGATGCAAACCCGCTCGAAGCTGCCCGATGTCGGCACGACGATTTTCACCGTGATCGCTCAACTGGCTGCCGAGCACGACGCGTTGAATTTGTCGCAAGGCGCGCCGAATTTCATGCCGGACGCTACGCTGATCGAAGACGTCGCGCAAGCGATGCGCGACGGTCACAACCAGTACGCACCGATGACCGGTATCGGCGCGTTGCGCGAAGCGCTCGCACGGAAGGTCGAGACGCTGTACGGCGTGCGATACGACGCATCGTCGGAAGTCACGGTAACCGCGAGCGCGAGCGAAGGGCTTTACGCGACGATCAGCGCGCTCGTGCATGCCGGCGACGAGGTGATCTACTTCGAGCCGTCGTTCGACAGCTATGCGCCGATCGTCCGCCTGCAAGGCGCCACGCCGGTGCCGATCAAGCTGTCGCTGCCCGATTTCCGCGTGAACTGGGACGAAGTGTCCGCGGCCATCACGCCGAAGACGCGGATGATCATCGTCAATACGCCGCACAATCCGACGGCCACGGTTTTCCGGGACCACGACATCGAACGCCTGAAGGCCGTCACGCGCAAGACGGACATCGTGATCCTGTCCGACGAAGTCTACGAGCACGTCATATTCGACGGCGCGAAGCACTACAGCATGGCATGCGATCAGGAGCTGGCCGGGCGCAGCGTGATCGTGTCGTCGTTCGGCAAGTCGTATCACGTGACAGGTTGGCGCGTGGGCTTCTGCGTCGCGCCCGCAGCGCTGATGGACGAAATCCGCAAGGTGCACCAGTTCATGATGTTTTCGGCCGATACGCCGATGCAATATGCGTTCGCCGCCGCGCTCGCGCAACCGCAAAGCTATCTCGGCCTTGCCGCCTTTTATCAGCAAAAGCGCGATCTGCTCGCGAACGCGCTGCGCGAGTCGCGTTTCGAACTGCTGCCGAGCGAGGGCAGCTTCTTTATGCTCGCGCGCTTTCGCGGTTTCTCCGACGAAAGCGACAACGACTTCGTGCTGCGCCTGATCCGCGACGCGCAAGTTGCGACGATCCCGTTATCGGCGTTCTATACGGACGGTACCGATTCAGGACTGATCCGCTTAAGCTTTTCGAAAGACGACGCGACGCTGCTCGAAGGCGCGCGCCGTTTGTGCGCGATCTGACGCATCGACTTCATGCTGTCTCGTCTGAATAAATTCATATCAAAAGGGAGAAAGTCGAAATGAAGCTGCCAGGAAACCGGTTATCGGGCGCGTTGCTGCTTGCGTGCGCATTCGCCTTGCTCACCGCCGCGGTTGCACCGCTGCCGGCGCAAGCCGCCGACGTGAAGACGCTGCGCTACGGCCTCGAGGCGCAATACCCGCCGTTTGAATCGAAGGGGCCGAACGGCGAGCTGCAGGGCTTCGATATCGACGTCGGCAACGCCGTCTGCAAGGCTGCGAAGCTCAAGTGCAGCTGGGTCGAGACGTCGTTCGACGGGCTGATTCCGGCGCTGCAGGGCCGCAAGTTCGACGCGATCAATTCGGCGATGAACGCGACCGACAAGCGCCGCGAGGCGATCGACTTCACGAATATCATTTACCGCGTGCCGACCGTGCTGATCGCGCGCAAGGACAGCGGCCTGCTGCCGACGTCCGAAACGCTGAAGGGCAAGCGCGTCGGCGTGCTGCAGGCGTCGATTCAGGAAACCTTCGCGAAGGCGCACTGGGAACCCGCCGGCGTGATGGTCGTGCCGTATCAGGATCAGAACCAGGTGTACGCGGACCTGCGCTCGGGGCGCCTCGATGCGACGCTCGTGCTCGCGCCGGCCGGCCTGACGGGCTTTCTGTCGCGGCACGAAGGCAAGGATTTCGCGTTTGTCGGGCAGCCGGTTCGCGACGACAAGATTCTTGGCAGCGGAATCGCCTTCGGCATCCGCAAAGGCGACGATGCGCTGCGCGAGCAGCTGAATGCGGCGATCGCCGCGGTGCAGGCCGACGGCACCGTGAAGGCCCTCGCGCGGAAGTACTTCGGGAACATCGACGTATCGGCGAAATAAGCCGCGTTCGGTGGCGCCCCGCCGTGCCGTCCGCAACAGTGGCGTTTGCCGGACGTCAGGATCGGGAATAAAGCGGCTCGTGACGCTGTTTGCGCATGGGAAGAGGCACCTTTTTCCACGCTCAGATCATGGCGCATAGCGATTTCACCACCGACTCACCGCTGACCGAAGCGGACATCCAGGCGTTTGCCGACGGGTCGCTGTCGCCTGAGCGCGCCGCGCGCGTGCAGCGCTACCTCGGCGCGATGCCGGGCGAGGCGAGCCGGATCGCGTTCTATCGCCGGTTGAATGGGCAAATGCAGCGTTCGTTCATGCCACATGCCTCCGCTCAGGCCGCCACGGGCAATTCGGTGAAGTTCGGCCGGCGCAACACCGCCCCGCGCGGCTGGCGGGCGACGCTGCATGTCGCCTGGCGCGCCATCTCGGGCTCCGTTGCGCAGCGCATCGCCTTGCTCGTGCTGGCATTGTGCGGCTGGGCGGCTACCGCGTTCGTCTCCGATCGTCAGTTGAACGCCGCGGCGGTGATGAGCTACGCGCAGTGGGCAGCGGCGTCGGCGCAGACAACGGCGCGGCAACCCGTTCCGGCGAATCGCGACCCGTTTTCGACCGAGTTCGCGCAGCTGGGCTGGCGGCTCGAATCGGCGAGGACGCTGCGGCTCGGCCTGATCGCCGACGCTCAGGAGTTCGACTATCGCAATGCGGAAGGCCAGCCGGTCGTGCTGCTGACGACGAGCGCGCCGTTCGTCTTCGACCGGCCGCGCTGGATGGGCCATCGCGTCGGCGAATGGCGGCTGCTCACGTGGACCGAGAACGGCACGCGCTATGTGCTGGCGGGCCGCGCCGACACGCACGGCCTGATGCGCGCGGCCGACGCGGCGACCTTCCGATGAACGCGTGCACGCCGCGGCGCGGCCTCGCGCCGGCTTGAATCCTACCCTTTTACGAAAGTTACATGGGCGGGGAATAGAATCGCTGGAATATTGTTCGCAGTGGTAGAACCGTCGTGCGCCGGGCAGGTGCGCGGCCCGCGATCCCTGACGGGTATAGAGAATGGACATCCGTGACGAACTGATGGAACACGTACCGCGTCTGCGCCGCTATGCGCGGGCGTTGGTCAACAACCGGGACTTTTCGGACGACCTCGTTCAGGACACGCTCGAACGCGCGCTGTCGCGGACCGAGAAGTTCAAGGAGGGCAGCGACCTGCGCGCGTGGCTCTTCACGATCATGCACAACGTGTTTATCAATCAGGTTCGCAAGGCGTCGACCAAGGCCGTGCACGTCTCGGTCGACGACGAGAGCGTGGTCGAAAGTGAATTTGCGGTGTCGCCGAACCAGACGCAGTCGCTCGAGGTGCGCGACCTCGACTACGCGCTGCAGCGGTTGCCGGCGGACCAGCGCGAAGTCGTGCTGCTGGTCGGCCTCGAGGAGATGAGCTATACGGAGGTCGCGCTTGCGCTGGACATTCCGATTGGTACCGTGATGTCGAGGCTGTCGCGCGGCCGCGAGCGGCTCAGGGCATTGATGGCGGGCGCGCATCCCGGCGCGAAATTACAGGTGGTGCGATGAGCGAACAGCAAACCCCGATCAGCGAAGAGGATCTCCACGCCTACGTGGACGGCGCGCTTTCCGAAGCGCGCCGCGAGCAGGTGGAGCGTGCACTCGAGCAGAATCCGGCGCTCGCGTCGAAGGTCAGCGATTACTTCTCGCTGAACAGCATGTTCCACGATCGCTACGACCGTGTGCTTGCCGAGCCGGTGCCGGCGCGTCTGCGCCCGCGCAAGACGCGCAACTGGCGCGAGGCGATGAACTGGCCGCAATTCGCGGGGATGGCGGCTGCGCTTGTGCTCGGTGTCGGGATCGGCGTCGGCACGAATATGGGCAAGAGCGTGCCGGGCGGCGGCTGGATGGGGATGGGCGCCTCGACCTCGGATACGCGGCCGGTCAGCGCGGACAGCACCGAAACGTTCGCGCGCAGGGTGGCCATCGCGCATGTCGTGTACATGCCCGCGGTGACACGGCCATCGGACCTGATGGGGCAAGGCCACGAGGAAGACTTCGTGCAGATCCTCGCAAGCCGCCTCGGCACCGACGTCCATCCGCCGATGCTGACGAAAAGCGGCTTTCAGCTCGACGGCGGCCGGATGCTGCCGGGCAAGGACGGCCCGATGGCTCAGTTCATGTACCGCAATGCGCAGGGCGAGCGCGTGACGCTCGTGATTTCGCACCGGAATACGAGCGCGAATACCACCGCGTTCAAGCTGTATCAGGATGGCCCGGTGAATGTGTTTTATTGGGTGGACGGCAATTTCGGCTATGCGGTGTCGGGCGGGCTCGATCGCAATGTGATGCTGCAGCTTGCGCACGACGTCTATGCGCAATTAACCGGGGCGACTGCGGGTTAAAGCGCGGCGTAAACGTAATTCGACGGGCGCTTTGCTTGTCGCTATAAGGCCGATCGGCGCGAGCCGGTCGGCTTTTTGTTTTGTTGCGTGCGGTTCAGGATCGCCGTCGTGCCGGCGTGAGTAAGCGTCGATCAAAGTAATTGTCGGGCAAACAAAAATATCAACCGTATGTCGGAAAACGGGTAATAGCTTATTGCGCGAATTAGAAAATATTCTCCGGGTACACTCGCGAGCCGGTTGCTTTACCCGATTAAACGTTTCTCCTTAACGGACTCACGGATTGCCCATGAAGACCACCCACACTACTGATATTTCTCTGCAGAATAGCCGCGTCGTCATCGCTGGCGGCACGTCGGGCATTGGCCTCGCGGTCGCGCAGGCGGCGGCGCGCGCCGGCGCGGAAGTGACGATTGCGTCGAGCGATATGCGGCGCGTGCAGGACGCACTCGAACTGCTGCCGAAGGGCACGCGCGGCGAGACCGTCGACTTCACCGACGAAACGCGCGTCAATGCCTTCTTCGAGCGCGTCGGCGCGTTCGACCATCTTGTCTATACCGCAGGCGAATCGCTGTTTCTGCAGACGCTCGCCGAACTCAGCATCGAAGAGGCACGCAAGGCCTTCGACGTGCGCTACTGGGGCGCGGTGACCACCGTCAAATACGCGGCGCCTTATCTGCGTACCGGCGGTTCGATCACGCTGACGAGCGGCGTGGCGTCGTCGCGGCCGTTATCGACATGGGTGATTCCGTCGAGCATTCTCGGTGCGATGGAATCGCTGACGCGCGCGCTGGCCGTCGAACTCGCGCCGCTGCGTGTGAACGCGGTGAAGCCGGGCGTGTTGCGCACGAACCTGTGGAGCAACATGACCGAGGACGACCGCAACGGCCTGTATGAGGTCGTCGGGAACAAGCTGCCCGTGCAGCGGGTCGGTGAAGCGAGCGAGGTCGCGAATGCGTATCTGTATCTGATGCAGCAGGGCTACAGCACGGGGCAGGTCATTGTCGTCGACGGTGGGCATATGCTTGTGTAGGGCGAGGCGGGCGTCGCTGCGGGCCGGCGCGGGTTCCGGTATTTTTTCGTATTGCAGCGCGCGTTACGCCTTTGGTGACTGATTAATGTCGGATTCCGTCTTGGGCTGCCTGACCTCGGCGTCCTACACTGCATCGCATTGACATTCACCGATGGGAGCAAGCAATGAGCATAAAGGACAAACTGCCGGCCGGAACGAAGCTCGGTTTCGGCACCGCGCCGCTTGGCAACATGTTCCGTGCGATTCCTGAAGAAGAAGCGGCCGCGACCGTCGAAGCGGCATGGCAGCACGGGATCCGCTACTTCGATACCGCGCCGTTTTATGGCGCGGGCCTTGCTGAAATCCGGCTGGGCGATATTCTCGCGAAGCACAAGCGCAGCGAGTACGTGTTGAGCTCGAAGGTCGGCCGCGTGATTCTCGATGAAATCGAAGACGTCAGTGCGCGCGAGCAAGGGGAAAAAGGCGGCGTGTTCGCGCATGGGCGTCCGAACAAGATCGTCAACGACTATTCTGCCGACGGCACGTTGCGTTCGATCGAAGATAGCCTGAAGCGGCTCAAGACCGATCGCATCGAGATTGTCTGGGTGCACGACATCGCACAGGATTTTTACGGCGACGATTGGCTGTCGGTGTTCGAAACGGCGCGCAAAGGCGCGTTTCGCGCGCTGACGCGGCTGCGCGAAGAAGGCGTGATCAAGGCGTGGGGCGTTGGCGTGAATCGCGTCGAGCCGTGCGAGCTTGCGCTCGATCTCAGCGAAACGAAGCCCGATGGCTTTCTGCTGGCGGGGCGTTATACGCTGCTCGACCACGAGCGCGCGTTGCAGCGTTTGATGCCGTCCGCCGCGAAGCATGGAGCCGAGATCGTGGTCGGCGGTCCGTACAGTTCGGGTATTCTCGCCGGCGGCGCGCACTTCGAATATCAGAAGGCGTCGCCGGATATTGTCGCGAAGGTCGAGAAGATCAAGGCGATCGCGAAACGTCATGGCGTCAGCGTGAAGGCCGCCGCCGTGCAGTTTGGACTTGCGAATCCGGTGGTGGCGGCGGTGATTCCAGGGGCGAGCAAGCCGGAGCGGATTGCTGAAGATCAGGCTGCCGTCAACGAAGTCATTCCGGCGGATTTCTGGCGTGAGATGCGGCAGGAGAAGCTCGTGGCGGAGAATGCGCCGTTGCCGATCGATCGATAAAGCCTGATCGCCTGCGCGCCTGACGGGTGGTTTCCGACTTCTGCGGGCCGGCCTGGCGGTCGGTCGGCGTTGGCGCGGGCGTGCGGCGGTCGGCGCATCGAGTGCGTTGTTGCGGGCCGGCACACCCTGAGTGTCGCGGTCATGCCGCGCTGCTTCACCGCTTTATTGACCGCCGCATGCGGTGTCGCCTTCCTGACAGTGCAACTGGCTATCGAGCAGTTTCGTTTGGGCTTTCGTGAGGTCGTCGAGACACGACGCGAGGACCATGCCGTGAATGCTGCCATCGCTCGAGCCCGACGCATTGAAATTGCACTGCGCATCGCGCCATGCGATCCACGCGCGCTGCGCTTTCTGTAGTTTGTCCTTGCCCGGCTTGCTGACTTTCGCCTGTAGTGCGCGGAAGGTCTGGTTGAGCTTTGCGTCCGAAGCCTTCAGGCTGTTGTTCGCGCATTGGGTTAGCGTGGCCTGGTCCGTCGCGTTCGCGCAGTCGAGCTGGGCGGCGAAGGCGGGATGGGCGGTGAGCACGAGTGCTGCTACCGTATACGGGATCGAGGCGCGCATTGGATGGGTCTCTTGCTGGTTGGCTAATTGGGGAATTCGGCAATTGAGCGAGCCGTTGAAAGGTACCGTGGTTAGCGCTTGATTGGCGGTATCTGAGCCGGTTTTGAAGCTTGATGGCACGAATGCGCATTAGCGATTATCTGCGAGACAGATATTGAGGGCGAGCATTCTGGCCTTTTAGGGAAGCCCGGTTTGGATACTAGGTTTGGCGGAATGCGTCGAGGGTTTGTTTGATTCACCTACGGCGGAATTCGACTGCGGCACACAGGCTGAACCACCCGACAGGTCGGTCTGTCCTCAGGCGACACGACAAAACAAAAAGCCCGGCCAATAGACCGGGCTTTCTGCTTGAATTTATTGGTGGGGCGTGAGTGACTCGAACACTCGACCTACGGATTAAGAGTCCGCTGCTCTACCAACTGAGCTAACGCCCCAACGAAGAGCGAGATTATGCAGCATTTTTCCGCACTTGCCTAGCCCTTTCCAAGGTCGCAAAAGCGAAAAAACCCGCGAAACGCGCTTTCGCTGCAGCGAAGCCCCACCCAAAGCGGGCTCAGCGCTTAAAAACGCGCGTGCACAATCGTCCCGGTATCATTTGCCACTCGCGCTGCGCCGCACGCACTGCGTATCTCCGAGGGCCGGACCAAGGACGAAAGATGGACGAAAGCGCAGTTCAGGAATTGCTCAACCGGGTACTCGCGCCCTGGGTGCGCGCG
The nucleotide sequence above comes from Paraburkholderia sp. SOS3. Encoded proteins:
- a CDS encoding anti-sigma factor family protein, with the translated sequence MGRGTFFHAQIMAHSDFTTDSPLTEADIQAFADGSLSPERAARVQRYLGAMPGEASRIAFYRRLNGQMQRSFMPHASAQAATGNSVKFGRRNTAPRGWRATLHVAWRAISGSVAQRIALLVLALCGWAATAFVSDRQLNAAAVMSYAQWAAASAQTTARQPVPANRDPFSTEFAQLGWRLESARTLRLGLIADAQEFDYRNAEGQPVVLLTTSAPFVFDRPRWMGHRVGEWRLLTWTENGTRYVLAGRADTHGLMRAADAATFR
- a CDS encoding pyridoxal phosphate-dependent aminotransferase, which codes for MQSAMQTRSKLPDVGTTIFTVIAQLAAEHDALNLSQGAPNFMPDATLIEDVAQAMRDGHNQYAPMTGIGALREALARKVETLYGVRYDASSEVTVTASASEGLYATISALVHAGDEVIYFEPSFDSYAPIVRLQGATPVPIKLSLPDFRVNWDEVSAAITPKTRMIIVNTPHNPTATVFRDHDIERLKAVTRKTDIVILSDEVYEHVIFDGAKHYSMACDQELAGRSVIVSSFGKSYHVTGWRVGFCVAPAALMDEIRKVHQFMMFSADTPMQYAFAAALAQPQSYLGLAAFYQQKRDLLANALRESRFELLPSEGSFFMLARFRGFSDESDNDFVLRLIRDAQVATIPLSAFYTDGTDSGLIRLSFSKDDATLLEGARRLCAI
- a CDS encoding RNA polymerase sigma factor — its product is MDIRDELMEHVPRLRRYARALVNNRDFSDDLVQDTLERALSRTEKFKEGSDLRAWLFTIMHNVFINQVRKASTKAVHVSVDDESVVESEFAVSPNQTQSLEVRDLDYALQRLPADQREVVLLVGLEEMSYTEVALALDIPIGTVMSRLSRGRERLRALMAGAHPGAKLQVVR
- a CDS encoding helix-turn-helix domain-containing protein — protein: MTTDTDLPDAAESEAAAHAQRHALYRVQTRIAHDADEQARNLHGWRQTYDQLTSGRFIGQLTGLHVDDMHVFRETTSETLRQTCEVQSDAYWLGIPVNRGATGRIDGGLIDGETVALRAGGIEFELVTPAGYEIFGVVVQGGILRRHAALAGHGDALIDRASLSRVLRIDPARKTQLCARLAHILAEGDAALATCARPQLHASVLDALLDACATTTDGEPIEAPSSRSRRRRIVGESRDYVLANRDRPVSVPELCEHLHVSRRTLQYCFEDVLGMAPASYLRVIRLNGARRELCDASRGGALSVQNVAAAWGFWHLSQFATDYRKLFGMRPSDTLKAAQMLHSELRFAH
- a CDS encoding ABC transporter substrate-binding protein; this encodes MKLPGNRLSGALLLACAFALLTAAVAPLPAQAADVKTLRYGLEAQYPPFESKGPNGELQGFDIDVGNAVCKAAKLKCSWVETSFDGLIPALQGRKFDAINSAMNATDKRREAIDFTNIIYRVPTVLIARKDSGLLPTSETLKGKRVGVLQASIQETFAKAHWEPAGVMVVPYQDQNQVYADLRSGRLDATLVLAPAGLTGFLSRHEGKDFAFVGQPVRDDKILGSGIAFGIRKGDDALREQLNAAIAAVQADGTVKALARKYFGNIDVSAK
- the adh gene encoding aldehyde dehydrogenase, whose translation is MNHAEMQFLSTDYPYKKQYANFIGGEWVKPAGGEYFDNISPITGEAFTSIPRSREADVELALDAAHRAKASWGKTSAAGRANILSKIADRMEANLARLAVAETIDNGKPLRESTAADIPLAIDHFRYFASCIRAQEGSISQIDEDTVAYHFHEPLGVVGQIIPWNFPILMAVWKLAPALAAGNCVVLKPAEQTPASILVLMELIQDLLPPGVVNVVNGFGLEAGKPLASNKRIAKIAFTGETTTGRLIMQYASQNLIPVTLELGGKSPNIFFADVMDHDDSFFDKALEGFAMFALNQGEVCTCPSRVLIEEKIYDRFIERAVKRVAAIAQGHPLDMQTMIGAQASQEQLEKILSYIDLGKQEGAQCLIGGERNTLDGELGKGYYVKPTVFRGNNKMRIFQEEIFGPVVAVTTFRNEDEALDIANDTLYGLGAGVWTRDGTRAYRFGRQIQAGRVWTNCYHAYPAHAAFGGYKQSGIGRETHKMMLDHYQQTKNLLVSYSDKPLGFF
- the dbpA gene encoding ATP-dependent RNA helicase DbpA yields the protein MNSPTSSTAFGTLPLSPAALANLAQLGYVDMTPIQAASLPLALAGHDLIAQAKTGSGKTAAFALALLARLDARKFDVQAMVLCPTRELADQVAQEIRRLARAEENIKVLTLCGGTPMRPQTASLEHGAHIVVGTPGRIIDHLERGSLPLQALNTLVLDEADRMLDMGFFDDIATVARQCPKERQTLLFSATYPDGIAKLSQQFLRNPKQITLEERHDDSKIRQRFYEVTDDERLHAVGLLLDHYRPVSTLAFCNTKQQCRDLLDVLRAQGFHALALHGELDQRERDQVLIQFANRSCSVLVATDVAARGLDIAQLEAVINVDVTPDPEVHVHRIGRTGRADQDGWALSLASMDEMGRVGSIEKAQGREVEWHPLAELEPSGTNGSTPHLLPPMETLQILGGRKEKIRPGDVLGALTGDAGFDGAQIGKINVTEFSTYVAVERGIAREALRKLNAGKLKGKRVKVRLMDE